A DNA window from Setaria viridis chromosome 2, Setaria_viridis_v4.0, whole genome shotgun sequence contains the following coding sequences:
- the LOC117842990 gene encoding WAT1-related protein At1g25270 isoform X2: protein MGSADEEQPLLRDHHPPPDILTRSATATDTNTDGSPKHVARAGGWKAPVAMVLVQLFQTGLVLLSKVAIGHGMFVFALVTYRSAFGTAFLLPFALVWERDKWREMMNWRVSRWIIFNGFIGYAVPINLYYNGLQDTTSSYAIIFLNIIPLITFILSLMFKMERLKFATVDGSLKIVGVLASVGGTMVITFYKGNELHLWNSILQYHKNEQTEVARNHLRGTILLVASSFAYACWYLIQTKVHKVYPYKYWSSLATCLVGGLMTAFVGVVVRRDGDAWKLGWDLKLLTVVYSGALATAGKYSLNSWVVAKRGPAYPPMFTPLSLVFTVVLGSILLGDNITLGSLLGTTMVIAGLYIFLWAKSKDLPGK from the exons ATGGGATCAGCAGACGAGGAGCAGCCTCTGCTTCGTGATCACCATCCGCCTCCG GATATACTTACAAGgtcagcaacagcaacagatACCAACACAGATGGATCTCCCAAGCACGTTGCTAGGGCAGGCGGTTGGAAGGCGCCGGTGGCAATGGTGCTGGTACAGCTTTTCCAGACGGGGTTAGTCCTGCTCTCCAAGGTGGCGATCGGCCACGGCATGTTCGTCTTCGCGCTCGTCACGTACCGCAGTGCCTTTGGCACCGCGTTCCTCCTCCCCTTTGCGCTCGTCTGGGAGAG GGACAAGTGGAGGGAGATGATGAACTGGCGTGTCTCACGTTGGATTATCTTCAACGGGTTCATCGG GTATGCTGTGCCTATAAACCTATACTACAACGGTCTCCAAGATACCACATCATCCTACGCCATCATATTTCTGAATATAATCCCTCTCATCACCTTCATTCTCTCTCTCATGTTCAA AATGGAGAGATTGAAATTCGCCACAGTGGATGGATCACTGAAGATAGTTGGTGTCCTGGCCTCTGTTGGAGGCACAATGGTCATAACCTTTTACAAGGGCAATGAACTGCATCTATGGAATTCCATTCTTCAGTACCACAAAAATGAACAGACAGAGGTTGCAAGAAATCATCTAAGAGGAACAATCCTCTTGGTGGCCAGCAGCTTCGCATATGCTTGCTGGTACCTGATTCAG ACAAAGGTTCATAAAGTATATCCATACAAATATTGGTCATCTCTGGCGACATGCTTGGTTGGAGGATTGATGACAGCATTTGTTGGAGTAGTTGTGAGAAGAGATGGGGATGCATGGAAGCTTGGTTGGGATCTAAAACTTCTGACAGTTGTGTATTCG GGGGCTCTTGCAACGGCGGGGAAATATAGCCTGAATTCATGGGTAGTTGCCAAGCGAGGTCCAGCGTATCCTCCAATGTTCACCCCATTATCGCTCGTCTTCACTGTTGTATTGGGCTCCATTCTTTTAGGAGACAACATTACACTTGGAAG CCTCCTTGGCACAACAATGGTGATTGCTGGACTATACATATTTCTTTGGGCTAAATCGAAAGATCTGCCTGGCAAATAA
- the LOC117842990 gene encoding WAT1-related protein At5g64700 isoform X3, whose product MGSADEEQPLLRDHHPPPVSSLVLPPDILTRSATATDTNTDGSPKHVARAGGWKAPVAMVLVQLFQTGDKWREMMNWRVSRWIIFNGFIGYAVPINLYYNGLQDTTSSYAIIFLNIIPLITFILSLMFKMERLKFATVDGSLKIVGVLASVGGTMVITFYKGNELHLWNSILQYHKNEQTEVARNHLRGTILLVASSFAYACWYLIQTKVHKVYPYKYWSSLATCLVGGLMTAFVGVVVRRDGDAWKLGWDLKLLTVVYSGALATAGKYSLNSWVVAKRGPAYPPMFTPLSLVFTVVLGSILLGDNITLGSLLGTTMVIAGLYIFLWAKSKDLPGK is encoded by the exons ATGGGATCAGCAGACGAGGAGCAGCCTCTGCTTCGTGATCACCATCCGCCTCCGGTTTCATctcttgttctcccacct GATATACTTACAAGgtcagcaacagcaacagatACCAACACAGATGGATCTCCCAAGCACGTTGCTAGGGCAGGCGGTTGGAAGGCGCCGGTGGCAATGGTGCTGGTACAGCTTTTCCAGACGGG GGACAAGTGGAGGGAGATGATGAACTGGCGTGTCTCACGTTGGATTATCTTCAACGGGTTCATCGG GTATGCTGTGCCTATAAACCTATACTACAACGGTCTCCAAGATACCACATCATCCTACGCCATCATATTTCTGAATATAATCCCTCTCATCACCTTCATTCTCTCTCTCATGTTCAA AATGGAGAGATTGAAATTCGCCACAGTGGATGGATCACTGAAGATAGTTGGTGTCCTGGCCTCTGTTGGAGGCACAATGGTCATAACCTTTTACAAGGGCAATGAACTGCATCTATGGAATTCCATTCTTCAGTACCACAAAAATGAACAGACAGAGGTTGCAAGAAATCATCTAAGAGGAACAATCCTCTTGGTGGCCAGCAGCTTCGCATATGCTTGCTGGTACCTGATTCAG ACAAAGGTTCATAAAGTATATCCATACAAATATTGGTCATCTCTGGCGACATGCTTGGTTGGAGGATTGATGACAGCATTTGTTGGAGTAGTTGTGAGAAGAGATGGGGATGCATGGAAGCTTGGTTGGGATCTAAAACTTCTGACAGTTGTGTATTCG GGGGCTCTTGCAACGGCGGGGAAATATAGCCTGAATTCATGGGTAGTTGCCAAGCGAGGTCCAGCGTATCCTCCAATGTTCACCCCATTATCGCTCGTCTTCACTGTTGTATTGGGCTCCATTCTTTTAGGAGACAACATTACACTTGGAAG CCTCCTTGGCACAACAATGGTGATTGCTGGACTATACATATTTCTTTGGGCTAAATCGAAAGATCTGCCTGGCAAATAA
- the LOC117842990 gene encoding WAT1-related protein At1g25270 isoform X1, producing the protein MGSADEEQPLLRDHHPPPVSSLVLPPDILTRSATATDTNTDGSPKHVARAGGWKAPVAMVLVQLFQTGLVLLSKVAIGHGMFVFALVTYRSAFGTAFLLPFALVWERDKWREMMNWRVSRWIIFNGFIGYAVPINLYYNGLQDTTSSYAIIFLNIIPLITFILSLMFKMERLKFATVDGSLKIVGVLASVGGTMVITFYKGNELHLWNSILQYHKNEQTEVARNHLRGTILLVASSFAYACWYLIQTKVHKVYPYKYWSSLATCLVGGLMTAFVGVVVRRDGDAWKLGWDLKLLTVVYSGALATAGKYSLNSWVVAKRGPAYPPMFTPLSLVFTVVLGSILLGDNITLGSLLGTTMVIAGLYIFLWAKSKDLPGK; encoded by the exons ATGGGATCAGCAGACGAGGAGCAGCCTCTGCTTCGTGATCACCATCCGCCTCCGGTTTCATctcttgttctcccacct GATATACTTACAAGgtcagcaacagcaacagatACCAACACAGATGGATCTCCCAAGCACGTTGCTAGGGCAGGCGGTTGGAAGGCGCCGGTGGCAATGGTGCTGGTACAGCTTTTCCAGACGGGGTTAGTCCTGCTCTCCAAGGTGGCGATCGGCCACGGCATGTTCGTCTTCGCGCTCGTCACGTACCGCAGTGCCTTTGGCACCGCGTTCCTCCTCCCCTTTGCGCTCGTCTGGGAGAG GGACAAGTGGAGGGAGATGATGAACTGGCGTGTCTCACGTTGGATTATCTTCAACGGGTTCATCGG GTATGCTGTGCCTATAAACCTATACTACAACGGTCTCCAAGATACCACATCATCCTACGCCATCATATTTCTGAATATAATCCCTCTCATCACCTTCATTCTCTCTCTCATGTTCAA AATGGAGAGATTGAAATTCGCCACAGTGGATGGATCACTGAAGATAGTTGGTGTCCTGGCCTCTGTTGGAGGCACAATGGTCATAACCTTTTACAAGGGCAATGAACTGCATCTATGGAATTCCATTCTTCAGTACCACAAAAATGAACAGACAGAGGTTGCAAGAAATCATCTAAGAGGAACAATCCTCTTGGTGGCCAGCAGCTTCGCATATGCTTGCTGGTACCTGATTCAG ACAAAGGTTCATAAAGTATATCCATACAAATATTGGTCATCTCTGGCGACATGCTTGGTTGGAGGATTGATGACAGCATTTGTTGGAGTAGTTGTGAGAAGAGATGGGGATGCATGGAAGCTTGGTTGGGATCTAAAACTTCTGACAGTTGTGTATTCG GGGGCTCTTGCAACGGCGGGGAAATATAGCCTGAATTCATGGGTAGTTGCCAAGCGAGGTCCAGCGTATCCTCCAATGTTCACCCCATTATCGCTCGTCTTCACTGTTGTATTGGGCTCCATTCTTTTAGGAGACAACATTACACTTGGAAG CCTCCTTGGCACAACAATGGTGATTGCTGGACTATACATATTTCTTTGGGCTAAATCGAAAGATCTGCCTGGCAAATAA